One window of the Puntigrus tetrazona isolate hp1 chromosome 13, ASM1883169v1, whole genome shotgun sequence genome contains the following:
- the acoxl gene encoding LOW QUALITY PROTEIN: acyl-coenzyme A oxidase-like protein (The sequence of the model RefSeq protein was modified relative to this genomic sequence to represent the inferred CDS: inserted 3 bases in 2 codons; deleted 1 base in 1 codon) has protein sequence MFSSESRIRPSSLAGYLDGEFGEIKDAFRDAISTCELFRSNNYELTLDQSRDLTAERLYHTLRLPFMKEHLRNQLKEKQKGFINKSLSITEIICSADMATGVKLGVVCGLYGGAVNNLGSPEQKTKWYLPISELEFTGMFAMTERGHGSNVRGIITEARYDQSTQEFVIHTPSQDAQKMYIGNAMKGHYAAVFAQLIIKGESQGPHCFIVPVRDQNGLMWPGVTTIDMKHKEGLHGVDNGILIFDNVRIPRDNLLRRFGSVSADGLYRSPVLSKSSRFNAMLXALTPTRLGLTVQAMAAMKLGLVIAVRYSHSRRQFGPKDQDEVKIIEHQTQYLRLMPHLAAALALTFTTRYAADLLDDALCQGQDLQSNRALQALVAGLKAYSTWENVACLQDCRECTGGMGFMMENRIPSLKCDSXVFVTFEGDNMVMLQVVVRELLTQYTKLMGNNFLMGLIRNWTSSVSDSLRTSFLGFSADKVGDLMFLLKAVSYRERLLQRSLASRLYNK, from the exons ATGTTTTCATCCGAGAGTCGAATACGGCCCAGCAGCCTCGCCGGGTATCTGGACGGGGAGTTTGGGGAGATTAAAGATGCTTTTCGTGACGCGATTTCAACGTGTGAACTGTTTCGGTCCAACAA TTATGAACTGACTCTGGATCAGAGCAGAGACCTGACCGCAGAAAGGCTGTATCACACGTTAAGGCTGCCTTTCATGAAAGAACACCTTCGAAATCAG CTAAAAGAGAAGCAAAAAGGCTTTATAAACAAGAGTTTGAGCATCACTGAGATCATCTGCTCCGCTGACATGGCCACGGGAGTCAAG CTCGGCGTCGTGTGCGGCCTGTACGGAGGCGCCGTCAATAACCTAGGCAGTCCAGAGCAGAAGACCAAGTGGTATCTCCCCATTTCA GAGTTAGAGTTCACAGGGATGTTTGCGATGACCGAGAGGGGCCACGGCAGCAACGTCCGAGGCATTATCACCGAGGCCCGATACGATCAGTCCACACAG GAGTTCGTTATTCACACGCCTTCCCAGGACGCTCAGAAAATGTACATCGGGAACGCCATGAAAGGACATTACGCTGCTGTGTTTGCTCAGCTCATCATAAAAGGAGAATCCCAGG GTCCCCACTGCTTTATTGTACCCGTGCGTGATCAGAACGGGCTCATGTGGCCAGGAGTGACGACCATTGACATGAAGCACAAGGAAG gtcTGCACGGAGTTGACAACGGCATTTTGATATTCGATAACGTTCGGATACCACGGGACAATCTGCTGAGAAG GTTTGGTTCTGTCTCCGCCGATGGTTTGTAC CGCTCTCCGGTCCTCAGTAAAAGCAGTCGCTTCAATGCGATGC GCGCTCTGACGCCCACCCGCCTCGGTCTCACCGTACAAGCCATGGCTGCCATGAAG TTGGGGCTCGTCATTGCAGTACGCTACAGTCACAG TCGCAGACAGTTCGGCCCGAAGGACCAGGACGAGGTGAAGATCATCGAGCACCAAACACAGTATCTGAGGCTGATGCCACACCTGGCTGCTGCCCTCGCTCTCACCTTTACCACCAG GTATGCTGCAGATTTGTTGGACGATGCTTTGTGTCAGGGTCAGGACCTTCAGAGCAATCGCGCTCTGCAAGCTCTCGTCGCGGGACTCAAAGCCTACAGCACGTGGGAGAACGTCGCGTGTCTGCAAGACTGCCGAGAGTGTACTGGAGGcatg ggCTTTATGATGGAAAACCGTATTCCATCTCTGAAGTGTGACTC TGTCTTTGTCACATTCGAGGGCGACAACATGGTCATGCTTCAG GTGGTGGTACGAGAGCTGCTGACCCAATACACCAAACTGATGGGGAACAACTTCCTGATGGGACTGATCAGAAACTGGACCAGCTCAGTGTCAGACAGCCTTAGAACCAG CTTTCTTGGCTTCAGCGCGGATAAAGTAGGAGACCTAATGTTCCTGCTGAAAGCGGTGAGCTACAGGGAAAGGTTATTACAGCGCAGCTTGGCAAGTCGGCTTTACAATAAG